GAAGACCAAGCACAAAATCCAGAGGATAATTCCTATAATTACTGAAGTAAGGAGGGCAACTTTGATAGAAAATCTTGCAGCTTTAGCATTGCCCTTTCCCAATTCATTTGATACACGCACGCTGTACAAAATGCAGCACACATGGAATTTGACTAAATATATCAGTTGCTCCGAAAATGGAGAcaatagagagaaaaagagaatgaGTGGTATTCTTAATGGTTAAAGCAATACCTTGAAGCACCTAAAAACCCAAGGCAAATCATGAAATCACATCCATAGATGTTGATGCTGAAACAAGAAATTAGCACTAGTCATCTTCTTTTTAATACTTAAAACTGATACAGGCCAAGCAACTGTATTGAGATTTGCACAATCAATTCTTACCAAATGGAGAAAGCAGATATAGCAACAGTTGCATTCTTCATATATCCAGCTAACAAGACAAGAATAGAGGTGTACCAAAACTCTAAGCTGTTAGGTTAAAGCATACACAATTAGGGTTCCATATGTTCTGTGCTTAACATCATTAAGGATTCAAGTatatatttaactattttttttcttaaaaacaatcaGCCCTGTTAAATTCCCATATGTTAAATggaacaaaaagaataaaattgttaGAGTTCAAACTTGTAAATTACCAAATCATAACTCCGGAGGATAATGAGAGCTTTACTAGAGGTAACATATCAGCAAAAGCAGCTTTAGTAAAGCCTTTCCATGTATGAGGACACCAACCTCCAAAGATATAGACAAACTCTCCAATAACCAGCAACCAAGCTGAAATGATGAATGCACTCATGGCACCAGCAACTCCTAAATCAAGTTTGATCACAAATAACCAGGACAAAAACACATGAACCAGAAAGGAGGAAGCGGTAAACAACCCGacaatcttgtttttttgttgtgcttgcAAGTACATTTGGATGGTCAAGCTCAAGACATAATAGTAGAGGATGGGAATGAACCATAGCGACATTTTCCCAGCTTCTATTGCTATATCCTCATCTTGTCCAAGTAGTTTTAATATGGGTGCTGTGAAAATGAAGAGGGGAAGCAAGATGGTTGCAGTTACACCATCAATGATCCATGATCGCTGCAAGTAAATACCCATCATGTGGTATTGTCCAGCTCCATACGCTTGGCCGCATAAGGTCTCAGTCGCACTTGACATGCCAATCTTCCGTGAGAGAAGATTTGGAATAATTGTAAGtcaattattgaaataattgtCTTCACCATATATAGATTTGGAACAACAGATAGGTGGCAAGACATGTAAAATAGGAAAGAGACATTGGTTCATTCCTAACTTCAATGCCTACAATGGACCAATAACTCTTTCTATGTGAGTTAAACCATTAAGTGAAAGTCAATACTAATCTTGGTgtagttctaaattttttatgctaatctcattactagaaaattgataaatacaaatagaaaaccaacaaaaataattttatcagtaaattattgtgaaatttactgataaaatattttcttgttatgtCCTGCGGTATACATCGAAAAAATTATAGTGGGAaaagaataaatgaaaaaaaaagataaaagaaaaataacatgtcATTGTTACATACAATATTATAGACGAAATAAACCCATCGTTAACATCAatcggtaatatttaaattatgacCTGACGAGTGACCACCATTCTcccccatttctttttcttcctatatttttctctataaataatAGCAGACCTCCcctattttatcacaaatcaaacTCTCATCATCATAAAACTGGCCTCTCCAACACTCAGTCTGTCAGCATTTCTATTTTGGTTCAATTTTTCTTAAGGATTCCCcacatcaagtaagcaaaactatccatttttttaactcattttcaaaatgttgatttttatgGCGTTTTGATGTGGTATATATAGTTTGCttgtgtgtttacttgttttataacttttttccaTAGAAATTTGTTGCATGAATGTAttatttgtacatgttagagtttgtttgaaattttttaaaattatatttgttttgtatttgatgaaattgattttgattttgtgacttaggtgttttgtaatgaaataaacaatggcttatatattgagcacatttcatattttgtcaattttattgttgagttaaaaatttcagtaaatgtggaggaatttgaatttttatagaaaattaataataattgaagggtattattaaaatagattgaataagtttgagttaaaccaatgctagctaatttatttagttcacatAATTAactaatacatgttgtcatcaatattctatatagatttgatataagtaatggatgatcgttctTAGATGTATTATGTTTCACCTGAAGGGTTGCATAAGATGGAGTATTGTAATGGGGttaagggttttattaattacacactATCTAATCCGATaaatattagtggaggtggTATTATATGTCCATATAAgagatgcaaaaataaaaagtttctcgatCTAGATGTTGTTATGATgaatcttctacaaaaaaaaaggttgaagaaGAAATACTTGTGTTGGCTTGCACACAGAGAACCATATATTCCTTACAAGACCATGATAGAAATGATGGTGAGGTCAACTTCTAGTTGTAGTAACGTGCATGGAATTGtagatgataatgataattctTATAGGAGTATTGTTATAGATGCAATGATAATGAATTAGAGTTATACATGTGAATGTTCAATCATAGATGAAAAACCAAATATAGACGTGGCCATGtcttttgatcttttgaaagactccgacaaaccattatgggatgggggcccaaatcatagtaaattattgTTCGTTGTACAAGTGTTCATCATTAAGTCAGATAATGGGCTGAGTAAGACCAGTAACAACATAATTGTCGAATGGACGGTaaacattttacctgaagggaataggctgaaaaagaacttttatgTTGCTTAATTTATGATGAAACTCCTTGGCTTaagataccagaaaattaacatgtgtccaaacttctgtATGTTGTACTATCTTGAAAATACATACTTGGTGTAAAACATATGGGTATGCTCGttataaacccagaactggcaaGGGAAGGACTCTAACGcacataaaaaacttagatacttcccaatcactcCTAGtttgcaaaggttattcatgtctccAAAAATTATTGAGCACATGATATGACATCATTGACATGATGCGGTGGATAGAGTCATGGTTCACTCTTTTGATGGTGAAgcctaaaaacattttaatagggCATATCTTCAGTTCTTAATGGAATCATGGAATGTacatcttgggttatgtacagacgaattcaatccattcaggtcatttgctacttcttattcttgttggccggtgaCACTCATAGTTTAAACTTGCCACTaggaatgtgtatgaggtcgaagttcatgtttttatctacggtCATACCCGATCCTAATATTCAAGgttggaatatagatgtttgttttTGATCATTGATTGATGAGATGAAATAGTTGTGGTTATCCAGaactttgacttatgatgtctcaaggaaacataatttttagatGAAGGTTGTTTTGATATGGACTAGAAATGATTTTCCTGTGTATTAGATGGTTTCTAGTTAGAACACACATCGAAAATTAGCGTatccatactgtatggaaaaTTACAAGGCCTTTATCTTAACAAATGGTGGtaaagtgctttttttttttattgccaccGGTGGTTTTTGCCAACTGATTATaagtacaaaaagaaaaaaaaaaggacttgtttgttggtagagttgaaaaAGTTATAGCATGCTGGTAGCGTCaagtgaagaattgtatgacaaTCGCAGTATAATGATAAtgtgtttgattttcaatctggcaagcagaagtttcctggttttggtgtGACCCataatttgataaaacaaagtattttttgagaGCTTTCTTATTAGAAGACTAATCTCCTCCGccataattttaatatcatgcatattaaaaagaacatgtttgaaaacatttttaatacGGTGATGGatgtaaaagagaaaatataggACAACATGAAAGctataataaatataactttgttttgtcactgtaagaatataaagtttatttatgaTGGGTCACGAGTCATAAAACCCAAAGCTAACTTCATCTTAGATAAGAATGCACAAGTACTTATCTACCAAGAGCTTAAGAGTATGTATTTTCCTAATGGACATGCTTCAAACATATCTAGATTGGTGAATTAAGAGGATtgtagattgtatggaatgaagaatCATGATTGCCACatatttatgcaaacactcattccacttGCTTATTTGGATTTATTGCTAAAAGTGATATGAAATGCATTTACAAAgatcaataactttttttagagatatattcTCTAACAAATTGCATAACCAACACATCTAGAGCCttgaaataaatattgtctAGAAAATatacaaacttgagatgatatttcaTCTATATTTCTTCGATGCAATAAAGAATCTACcggtacatttaccgtttgaggcaAACATTGGAGGCCTTGTCTAATAGatagatgtatccattcgagaggttagagaTCACACATGcatcctaattaaatttttattatctttttaaaaatttaaaaccttcatttaatttcatgcagATACTTGTGTGTATATTAAGATTTCGATATGCGAGACTTATATTATTgaagagatctcaacatttatcttgtactattttaaGCCTTACTTTAGAACAAAAATCAACCATGTTCCAAGACATGATGATAGGGGGAGTTCCTTGAATAagaatttgttaatatttttccatCCTGAATGACCTGTACTAAAAAATGCAGTAAAGGCCAGATActtgacaaaaattaaattaagatatacacataattatgtgctatttAACTGCGGTAAACTAAGACTTTTAATTTAGATCAACCCCTATTTaacatgtctttattttttaacaatttttcttgaatactCTCATAAATTGATAGATTGAATAATTTCTAGTAGGCAATATCGTCAATGTTTATTGTCCTAAAATTCACATATGATTGAATCTCAAAATTGTCAAttacaagataaataatttgccacgtggttcagaaaaCATGTAAGCAATacttaattattcttatatctcgtaatacttaatttcattacccTTTTCTCTTTAACTGTTAATGGTTGTAATCATGTATCAAGTTTATCAATTAAGAGAAAATGCTAGTGTTACTTTGAATTTACTATATTCAAGTCTTGAAAGAAAGGTGAAGtgatataacaattttttttttttatcaatgaacATGTTTTTCATACTGAAGAGTATGATCATTgtagaaagacatataacaatAGAATTTGTGTTAATGAATCGACTTTTAATGAGTTTGAAATTGATTATTATGGGAAGTTAGAAGAGGTGATTGAATTGTAATATTATAACAAGTAGaataaagtctttttatttaaatgttattggtatgctTTGTAGAGGAATCTAGTGCATTAGGGTGAATTTGAAACCTCAAGTAGATTAAGGCAGACATCAATAAGTATTTCAAAGTAAAATACTATAATACCAAACtatgatatatatatcataGTTTGGTATTATAGTATTTTACTTTGAATCCTTGGAGAAATTAGTAGATGATAATGTCAAGGAGGTAAATGAAGAAGATATTagacaacaaattatttaaGTGATCACACAATATTATAGGgaaattttgattcttttttaaaatattaagagatttaataaattgttatataagatttaaacaaaaaaaaatcgaagaaaaaagcaaaattctttaattttaattacgaGGTTAACCCAGATTTAAGATACGACTTGGCAGGACTCTTGTATCACTTGTATCACTGTGTGGAGaaccaaaaacaagaagattCACGGTTCCATTACCATGCATATCGGTGGATCTACTTCGTTCATTCCGTATGCGAAGCGAATGAtgagattcttttttattacttctattttttttttaaattgttgttttatataaaaatatttaactaacaacAATTTTCTTTAGCAAACTACAATTCTTGGATGCGAAGTAAGATCGATGAAGCTTTTTATAGAAACTCACAAGTAAAATGATGACTGTCGGAAATAGGTGTAACAATTCATGGATAACCGAACTTAGAATTTTATGGTAAGttgaatttcaataattttttttcttaagttgtTATGTTTTTCGAATTagctgattttgttttaatattatacaatatgaaagatca
This window of the Populus trichocarpa isolate Nisqually-1 chromosome 13, P.trichocarpa_v4.1, whole genome shotgun sequence genome carries:
- the LOC7493857 gene encoding protein DETOXIFICATION 24 isoform X1, with the translated sequence MDNSMEERLVSPEELNSDDLKKRVWKEFGKLWGIAFPGTVARLTSFGMIVVTQLFMGHVSELDLAAFGLQQSILIRFVNGILIGMSSATETLCGQAYGAGQYHMMGIYLQRSWIIDGVTATILLPLFIFTAPILKLLGQDEDIAIEAGKMSLWFIPILYYYVLSLTIQMYLQAQQKNKIVGLFTASSFLVHVFLSWLFVIKLDLGVAGAMSAFIISAWLLVIGEFVYIFGGWCPHTWKGFTKAAFADMLPLVKLSLSSGVMICLEFWYTSILVLLAGYMKNATVAISAFSICINIYGCDFMICLGFLGASSVRVSNELGKGNAKAARFSIKVALLTSVIIGIILWILCLVFSNEIAYLFTSNEEIAESVSRLHVLLAFSVLLNSIYPVLSGVAIGAGVQSTVAFLNLGSYYVIGVPIGLVLGYVAHLQIQGLWIGLLTGVVVLTLLLSYLTWRIDWDEQVHKAEERLGRFFLEPPKQSVENSNLA
- the LOC7493857 gene encoding protein DETOXIFICATION 24 isoform X2 — translated: MSSATETLCGQAYGAGQYHMMGIYLQRSWIIDGVTATILLPLFIFTAPILKLLGQDEDIAIEAGKMSLWFIPILYYYVLSLTIQMYLQAQQKNKIVGLFTASSFLVHVFLSWLFVIKLDLGVAGAMSAFIISAWLLVIGEFVYIFGGWCPHTWKGFTKAAFADMLPLVKLSLSSGVMICLEFWYTSILVLLAGYMKNATVAISAFSICINIYGCDFMICLGFLGASSVRVSNELGKGNAKAARFSIKVALLTSVIIGIILWILCLVFSNEIAYLFTSNEEIAESVSRLHVLLAFSVLLNSIYPVLSGVAIGAGVQSTVAFLNLGSYYVIGVPIGLVLGYVAHLQIQGLWIGLLTGVVVLTLLLSYLTWRIDWDEQVHKAEERLGRFFLEPPKQSVENSNLA